The following are from one region of the Sandaracinus amylolyticus genome:
- a CDS encoding alpha/beta hydrolase family esterase — protein sequence MRFRSWLVISALATLACESSGDDPMTGTDASTATPDAGTSNGPPTEIGPAERPARLVLPDAHDGTTPLPLVVLLHGYSASAVLQDTYWRASLAARSMGFYLVLPDGTVDSRGNHFWNATDACCDFDATGVDDVAYLTSLLDEAETVVPVDTSRVYFIGHSNGSYMSFRMACELSDRVAAIGGLAGADFLNDTDCEPEHPVSVLHVHGDADETVSFTGTAYYPSARTAVERWAVRAGCDGAAVETLDPIDLVGSLEGAETTVERWSAGCAEGHEAELWTIQGGSHVPGFNPTWMEKLVGWLLEHRLE from the coding sequence ATGCGCTTCCGCTCATGGCTCGTGATCTCCGCCCTCGCGACGCTCGCGTGCGAGAGCTCGGGCGACGACCCGATGACCGGCACCGATGCGTCGACCGCGACGCCCGACGCCGGCACGTCGAACGGCCCACCCACCGAGATCGGGCCCGCGGAGCGACCGGCGCGCCTGGTGCTGCCCGATGCGCACGACGGGACCACGCCGCTGCCGCTGGTCGTGCTGCTGCACGGGTACTCGGCGAGCGCGGTGCTGCAGGACACCTACTGGCGCGCGAGCCTGGCCGCGCGCTCGATGGGCTTCTACCTCGTGCTGCCGGACGGCACGGTCGACTCGCGCGGGAACCACTTCTGGAACGCGACCGACGCGTGCTGCGACTTCGACGCGACCGGCGTCGACGACGTCGCGTACCTCACGTCGCTGCTCGACGAGGCGGAGACCGTGGTCCCGGTCGACACGTCGCGCGTGTATTTCATCGGGCACTCGAACGGCAGCTACATGAGCTTCCGGATGGCGTGCGAGCTCTCGGATCGCGTCGCGGCGATCGGCGGGCTCGCGGGCGCCGACTTCCTGAACGACACGGACTGCGAGCCCGAGCACCCGGTCTCGGTGCTGCACGTGCACGGCGACGCGGACGAGACGGTGTCGTTCACCGGCACCGCGTACTACCCGTCGGCGCGCACCGCGGTGGAGCGCTGGGCGGTCCGCGCGGGGTGCGACGGCGCGGCGGTCGAGACGCTCGACCCGATCGATCTCGTGGGCTCGCTCGAGGGCGCGGAGACGACGGTCGAGCGCTGGTCGGCGGGATGCGCCGAGGGCCACGAGGCCGAGCTCTGGACGATCCAGGGCGGCTCGCACGTGCCGGGGTTCAATCCGACGTGGATGGAGAAGCTCGTCGGCTGGCTGCTCGAGCACCGGCTCGAGTGA
- a CDS encoding PEGA domain-containing protein yields MALALGLALPPGLVPAIARAQDAPLDPAQAEALALFRRGVELGEQDRWADALEHFRRSRTIAERPNTVFNVAFALYRLGRFTQAIVEFEQYLAMTEGQPPNERRDEAVRLRGESVASLAEITLEIAPPDARVLVDGEPIGEETGSPRTLRLDPGRHAVRANADGYEEGALTISVLAGEHGARSMTLVARGGQQEEIVEPPPPPPSGGGIFEDPVFWVIAGVVVVGAGVAIGAGVAATQSEPPYGGSADVVLRALTF; encoded by the coding sequence TTGGCGCTCGCCCTCGGGCTCGCGCTGCCACCTGGGCTCGTCCCCGCGATCGCGCGCGCGCAGGACGCGCCGCTCGACCCAGCGCAGGCCGAGGCGCTCGCGCTCTTCCGTCGCGGCGTCGAGCTGGGCGAGCAGGATCGATGGGCCGACGCGCTCGAGCACTTCCGTCGCTCGCGCACGATCGCGGAGCGGCCGAACACCGTGTTCAACGTCGCGTTCGCGCTCTATCGCCTTGGGCGCTTCACCCAGGCGATCGTCGAGTTCGAGCAGTACCTCGCGATGACCGAGGGACAGCCGCCGAACGAGCGACGCGACGAAGCGGTGCGGCTGCGCGGCGAGTCGGTCGCGAGCCTCGCCGAGATCACGCTCGAGATCGCGCCGCCCGACGCGCGCGTGCTGGTCGACGGAGAGCCGATCGGCGAGGAGACGGGCTCGCCGCGCACGCTGCGTCTCGATCCCGGGCGCCACGCGGTGCGCGCGAACGCCGACGGATACGAAGAGGGCGCGCTGACGATCTCGGTGCTCGCGGGCGAGCACGGCGCGCGATCGATGACGCTCGTCGCGCGCGGCGGGCAGCAGGAAGAGATCGTCGAGCCGCCGCCTCCGCCGCCGTCGGGCGGGGGCATCTTCGAAGACCCGGTGTTCTGGGTGATCGCGGGCGTCGTCGTGGTCGGCGCAGGCGTCGCGATCGGCGCGGGCGTCGCGGCGACGCAGAGCGAGCCGCCCTACGGCGGCTCCGCCGACGTCGTCCTGCGCGCGCTCACGTTCTGA
- a CDS encoding serine/threonine-protein kinase, translating to MPILTPEERVGSLLAGRYRLESILGSGGTSVVFRASHTWTGRAVALKLLKPEHARDKGLVMRFLREARTASTIVHPNVVTILDMGTDPSGDVYLAMELLDGSSLGEILDRESTLSPERTIELLRPIMEALAIAHERGIVHRDIKPDNVLIGDRGDGVVRPILLDFGMAKMTEAAWGHATQSGLIVGTPFYMSPEQAEGASDVGSASDAWSMGVLLYRCLTGVLPFFASSPTSLLLAIVRGDHVPVSERAPHVPAPIASVVERALRVDRADRYADMHEMLAAIDRAVRGEGEPMRASATLPTPTAPLRSVPERASEVAIAGGDRRRTSAIVALVAALLLAAIGIGVVGLGSEPVVASPTPEATTDVIPRAAGPAPEVPTRAEPIDTPAVVGASTTTASLGAVEETPREERARVAVPSAPVEIDEAPAEPATPRRRRGLARSFDDRERDGEARSGSGLATEW from the coding sequence ATGCCGATCCTCACGCCCGAGGAGCGAGTCGGGAGCCTTCTCGCCGGACGCTACCGTCTCGAGTCGATCCTCGGCTCCGGTGGCACGTCCGTCGTGTTCCGGGCGAGCCACACGTGGACCGGCCGCGCGGTCGCGCTGAAGCTGCTCAAGCCCGAGCACGCGCGCGACAAGGGCCTGGTGATGCGCTTCCTGCGCGAGGCCCGCACCGCGTCGACGATCGTGCACCCGAACGTCGTGACGATCCTCGACATGGGCACCGATCCCAGCGGGGACGTCTATCTCGCGATGGAGCTGCTCGACGGCAGCTCGCTCGGCGAGATCCTCGATCGCGAGAGCACGCTCTCGCCCGAGCGCACGATCGAGCTGCTGCGGCCGATCATGGAGGCGCTCGCGATCGCGCACGAGCGCGGCATCGTCCATCGCGACATCAAGCCGGACAACGTGCTGATCGGCGATCGCGGCGACGGAGTGGTGCGCCCGATCCTGCTCGACTTCGGCATGGCGAAGATGACCGAGGCGGCGTGGGGGCACGCGACGCAGTCGGGCCTGATCGTCGGCACGCCGTTCTACATGTCCCCCGAGCAGGCGGAGGGCGCGAGCGACGTGGGCTCGGCGTCGGACGCGTGGTCGATGGGGGTGCTGCTCTATCGCTGCCTCACCGGTGTGCTGCCCTTCTTCGCGAGCTCGCCGACGTCGCTGCTGCTCGCGATCGTGCGCGGCGATCACGTGCCGGTCTCCGAGCGCGCGCCCCACGTGCCCGCGCCGATCGCGTCGGTCGTCGAGCGTGCGCTGCGCGTCGATCGCGCCGACCGCTACGCCGACATGCACGAGATGCTCGCGGCGATCGATCGCGCGGTGCGCGGCGAGGGCGAGCCGATGCGCGCGAGCGCCACGCTGCCGACACCGACCGCGCCGCTGCGGAGCGTGCCCGAGCGCGCGAGCGAGGTCGCGATCGCGGGTGGAGATCGCCGTCGCACCTCGGCGATCGTCGCGCTGGTCGCGGCGCTGCTGCTCGCGGCGATCGGCATCGGGGTGGTCGGGCTGGGAAGCGAGCCCGTCGTCGCGAGCCCGACGCCCGAGGCCACGACCGACGTCATCCCGCGCGCCGCCGGGCCTGCGCCCGAGGTCCCCACGCGCGCGGAGCCGATCGACACGCCGGCGGTGGTCGGCGCGAGCACGACCACGGCGTCACTGGGCGCCGTCGAGGAGACGCCGCGCGAGGAGCGCGCGCGCGTCGCCGTTCCCAGCGCGCCCGTCGAGATCGACGAGGCGCCCGCCGAGCCCGCGACGCCGCGTCGCCGTCGTGGTCTCGCGCGCTCGTTCGACGATCGCGAGCGCGACGGTGAGGCGCGCTCCGGCTCGGGGCTCGCGACGGAGTGGTGA